CCTGCTTCGGTGGCATTCCTTCTCTTGCGAACATCTATGACCTCGATGAGTGCATTGATGTCAAGTTCAGGCACAACAAGACGGTGTCTGATGGCCAGCTGCCAACGGTCGGTGTCCCTGCTCTCGAGCCCGTGATAAGACCCAACAACGAGATTGTGAAGTTCGATGTCTATCTGCCCGGTTGTCCACCTACACCATCGCTGATAGTCAAGGCGGTCACGTCCCTGATTACAGGAGCACCGCTTGACCTGCCCACTCACACGGTCTGTCACTACTGTCCTCGCGAGAAGAAGGACACGCCTGTCGAGGAGTTCAAGAGACCGTTCGAGGGAATTGCAGATCGTAATCGCTGTCTTCTCGAACAAGGATACCTCTGCATGGGCGCAAGCACATGGGGCTTGTGTGAAGGCGCCTGTGTCAGCAAAGGAGCCCCATGCCGAGGATGCTTCGGTCCGCCGCCACCAATCATGGCCGACCATGGCGCAGCCTCGATATCCATGCTTGGTACCTATGCTCCACAGGAGCCCCGGAAGATCTTGGAGTCCGTAAGCGACCCACTTGGCATGTTCTGGAGGTTCACATACGCGACAAGTCACCTCGGCAGTATGCGAATCAAGCGTGAGGAGGCGAAGAGGAAATGACCGATGAACGAGTGATCAAGGTAGAGCCAGTGACGCGCCTTGAGGGGCACGGCTCGCTCACCATCAAGTTGGGACCCGGCAACAAGGTTCAAGACGTCCAGTTCCATGTGAACTCGACGAGGTTCTTTGAGAAGTTCCTTGAGGGCAGGCCGATGGAGGAGGCTCC
This DNA window, taken from Candidatus Thorarchaeota archaeon, encodes the following:
- a CDS encoding F420-nonreducing hydrogenase, whose product is MTASIAMGQGSSCWGCFQSLVDIHLKLADVLPLLDIKYWATVVDYKLHDLEAQPDNSIDIGLFEGTARTVEDVHLLRALRAKCKTLVAFGSCSCFGGIPSLANIYDLDECIDVKFRHNKTVSDGQLPTVGVPALEPVIRPNNEIVKFDVYLPGCPPTPSLIVKAVTSLITGAPLDLPTHTVCHYCPREKKDTPVEEFKRPFEGIADRNRCLLEQGYLCMGASTWGLCEGACVSKGAPCRGCFGPPPPIMADHGAASISMLGTYAPQEPRKILESVSDPLGMFWRFTYATSHLGSMRIKREEAKRK
- a CDS encoding Ni/Fe hydrogenase subunit alpha; translated protein: MTDERVIKVEPVTRLEGHGSLTIKLGPGNKVQDVQFHVNSTRFFEKFLEGRPMEEAP